The following DNA comes from Methanosarcina vacuolata Z-761.
TGCTTGTAGTAGCCGGAGGAGGAGAAGCGGCAAGGAATTACATCGAAACTGCAAGGGCAGTTGGTGCCGATGAAGTTACATGCGACTACATAGGTATCGAAATTACTCGCCTGAATGCACACTTGCTTGCTGCAGCTCTTGGGCCCGATGCCTCTCCGGAAATTCCTACAAATTATCTGGAAGCTGCAAAGGCTATACGTCCCGGAAAGGTAGTCGTCATGGGAGGAATTACCCCTGGCCAGACAACGGATGCCGTTGCTGCAATTCTTGCAGAGTTCCTGCGGGCAGACCTGCTGGCAATTGCAACCTCGATTGACGGAGTTTATTCCGCAGACCCTAACTGTGACCCTTCGGCCGTAAAGTACGATAAAATCTCTCCTGAGAAGCTCATAAACATAGTCATGGCAATCGAGATGAAAGCAGGTTCCAAGTCCCCTGTTGACCCTGTAGCCGCAAAAATTATAGAACGCTGCAAGCTCGATGCACTTGTCATGGATGCCCGGAATCCTGCCATGCTCGGAGAAGTTCTCGATGGGGAAGCCGTCAAAAAATCTCCAATATCCTGCGGGACCTGGATTACGACAAAGATGTGAGGCTCAAAACTCAAACCAATCAAGACTTAAAGTTCAAACCAATTAAGACTTAAAGTTCAAACCAATTAAGGCTCAGACCAGTATTAACAGCCAGACAAGATAGAGTTCGAAAAATAAAAGCTGGCTTCAAAATCTTTATTTTTACAGAAAATGAAAACTTAAACATAGAGGTTCCGACATATATCCCAATAACAGAAAACAGACGGAAGTGTCGGTTTAGAGTTTAGAACTCCTACAAAGCCAGTTTCCTGAAGTTTCTGTCCTGATATTTCTTAAAGGGAGGAGGAGTCGGGTTTGAGCTTGCCTGAAAGAAAGAGTTCTTTTAGACAGAGAGGGTTTATTTTCCACTTTTTTTTCATTCTTCTATTCCTGATAATCTTCTGCGCTGATCTCATTCCTGCTTTCGCTGCAGTAGATGGGACAGCCTTTGAAAAGGAAAGGCAGAGAGATGCCGTTATCATGGATTTTTTCTCGGACAATGTGCTCGCGGATACTACAGTACGGTTTGAGCAGCCTCTTGAAAATGTTTCTCTTGTTTTTACTTTGAATTCGGAGACGAAACTGCTGAAATCGGAAACTTTTCTTCTAGGGCCTGTTAAGAAAGGGCAGGAAGTTACAAAAGTACTTTTCTGGGGAATTGAGAATGATTTTGGAAAAGATACGGACTCTTATACAGCGCAGGTTTATGTTAAAAACGGGAATGAAAGCCTTGCTTTCAGAAAACTTTCATTTTCCGACCGCAATCCCATCCTTTCAAAACTTAAACTTGTTGACTTCTCCGCAGATTCCGAGAAAGCTTCAGTTTTAATGAGTCTTACAAGCCCTGCTAACCTCAGGAGTATACAGGCGCCTGAACCCGGCGTGATCGACCTTGACCTTAAACTTCTCTCAGGAACGGAAATCGTGTATTCTGAAAAGCATAAGAATATCCCTGTTACCAGCACTTATTACAATGTAAGCTACTGGCCTTTCCTGCTTGAGAAAAATAAAAACTACACTGCCCTTTTGAAGGTCCATTCCCACTCTCCTGATGTCACTGCAGCCTACATATCGAACTTCAAGTCCGAAGAAAAAGTGGAAATTGTTGACCGGGATATTGATGTGGATGAATACGGAGCAAGTGTTACTGTCATCGGAAGATCCCAGGTGCCCTTTGACGGATTTGTAAGGGTTGTGCTGACTCCTAAAGATGGGAAGGTACAGGTTTTTGAGGAAACCGCAGATATCCTGACCTCGAGAAAAGAAGATACGGTAGGAATAATTTGGCAGGGAGTCCCGAAGGGAGATTATAATGTAAAGATCTATGTGCTTAATTCCGAAGGAGAAATTCTGGACAGCCATGAAACGGTTTTGAGGGTTTTTGAGCCGGTTGCTGAAGCAACCCCCGTCGAAGAATCTCCGTCTATTTGCTTCTTCACAGTTCTGGGGATTTTTCTCTGCGCTGGAATCTTGTCTGGAAGGAAAAGGAAATAAAGAGTTCTGAAAAAGGAAAATAAAAAGTCCTGAAAGCTTTGAAAATCTTGAAAGCTTTGGAAACTTTGAAAATCTTGAAAGCTTTGAAAGCCTTGAAAGCCCAAAATAGTATAAAACTCGAACGCAGGATCATTATGTTTGACCTCATCATCCGAAATATAATGAACAGGAAGGTCAGGAGTGCACTAACAATCTGCGGGATTGCCCTCGGGATCTTTGCAGTTATAGTTATGGGTGCGATGTCCGAAAATTTCCACCAGACCTTTGAGCGTTCCATGAGTGTGACCAGCGACAAAATTCGGGTTTTTGCCGAAAGTGGAGTCTTTGGAGGGGGGCTTACGGACGATAAGGTGAGTGACGTACTCCGGGTGGCAGGGGTGAAAGATGCATATGGGCTTTTAATGACTACTTTTGATGAGGACAAAATGGGAATGACCGGGAAGCAAATTCTGGGAGTCCCACCGGAGAAATCCAGCGTTGCCCTTTATCCCGTAGAGCTGAAAGCAGGCCGTTTCCTCAATCCAGGGGATTCATATAATGTTGTTGTCGGAAGCAACATACAGAGGGAATATAAACTCCAGATCGGGAGTAAGTTTGAGATCCATGACAAGTATTTTACAGTTGTAGGAATTCTGGATTATACCGGCTCGATTTTCGATAACGCGGTAATCATACCTCTTGAAACTGCTCAGGACCTCTACGACGTTGGTAATTCGATTTCCTATATCTTTGCGGTGCCTGACGAGCGAGTGGATGCCGAAATACTCTCCAAACGCATAGAATTGAGCGTTAAAGGCACAAGCACACTTTCTCCTGGAGAGCTTGAGGTGCAGGCAAGGCAGTCCTTTATGATTTTTAGCGTAATCACTATCAGCTCAGGGCTTCTTGCAGCAATCATAGGCGGCCTGTGCGTGATGAATACCATGCTCATGTCCGTTGCCGAGAGAACAAGGGAATTTGGAATTTTAAAAGCCATTGGGGCCGAAACAAAGGATATTTTGCTCCTGACACTCGGAGAAGCTTCATTTATGGGCCTTTTCGGCGGAATCCTCGGAATTCTGGTAGGTTCCGTGGCTGTCTATATTATGAATGCATGGCTCGCAAACACAAGGATAGTGCTTTTCCTGATAACGACCAGGCTACTTGTAATTGCCATGCTTTTTGCCTTGCTGATAGGTGCTCTTTCAGGGCTTTATCCTGCGTACAGGGCCTCGAAAATGAGCCCTATGGAGGCTTTGAAGCATGCATGAGATCGAGATTGTGGGGGAAGGGCTTGAGGTCTCGAATAAGCCG
Coding sequences within:
- the pyrH gene encoding UMP kinase, producing the protein MLIVLSLGGSILAKNLDPDRFLKYADVLRKLSKKHTLLVVAGGGEAARNYIETARAVGADEVTCDYIGIEITRLNAHLLAAALGPDASPEIPTNYLEAAKAIRPGKVVVMGGITPGQTTDAVAAILAEFLRADLLAIATSIDGVYSADPNCDPSAVKYDKISPEKLINIVMAIEMKAGSKSPVDPVAAKIIERCKLDALVMDARNPAMLGEVLDGEAVKKSPISCGTWITTKM
- a CDS encoding ABC transporter permease, with the protein product MKALETLKILKALKALKAQNSIKLERRIIMFDLIIRNIMNRKVRSALTICGIALGIFAVIVMGAMSENFHQTFERSMSVTSDKIRVFAESGVFGGGLTDDKVSDVLRVAGVKDAYGLLMTTFDEDKMGMTGKQILGVPPEKSSVALYPVELKAGRFLNPGDSYNVVVGSNIQREYKLQIGSKFEIHDKYFTVVGILDYTGSIFDNAVIIPLETAQDLYDVGNSISYIFAVPDERVDAEILSKRIELSVKGTSTLSPGELEVQARQSFMIFSVITISSGLLAAIIGGLCVMNTMLMSVAERTREFGILKAIGAETKDILLLTLGEASFMGLFGGILGILVGSVAVYIMNAWLANTRIVLFLITTRLLVIAMLFALLIGALSGLYPAYRASKMSPMEALKHA